The Rhodoferax ferrireducens T118 DNA segment GCCGCCGGCAAGGCGCTGGAGTTGCGCATCCGGCTGGAGGCGAAATCGATTGCCGACAAATATGTGGAGCCGCCGCACACCACCGATTTCGCCATCCTGTTTTTACCGACTGAAGGGCTGTATGCCGAGGTGCTGCGCCGGCCCGGCCTGATGCAGGCCCTGCAGCGCGAGCATCGCATCACGCTGGCTGGGCCGACCACGTTGCTGGCGATGCTGAGTTCCTTGCAAATGGGCTTTCGCACGCTCGCGCTGGAGAAGCGATCCAGCGAGGTATGGCAGGTGCTGGGTGCGGTCAAGACCGAGTTTGGCAAGTTTGGTGACGTGCTGGCCAAGGTCAAGTCGCAAACCGAGACCGTGCTCAAAACACTGGACAGTGCCGAGACCCGCAGCCGCGCCATGGGCCGCGCGCTGAAAAAAGTCGAGGCGCTGCCCGACACGCAAGTGCAGGCCCTGATCCCGATGGACAAAGACTTTGACAGCGACGTGGAGGCAGAGCGGGCGTGAGCCTCGCGCCTGCCCACCTGCCAGCCCCCCGCTTTGCGCTGGCGCGCCTGATCGCCGGGCAAATCTGCCTGCATGCCTGCATGGCCGGCATGCGCATGGCGGCACCCTTGCTGGCATTACGCGCGGGATACAGCGCCATGGCGGTCGGTTTCCTGCTGGCCCTGTTTGCCTTGACGCAGGTTTTTCTGGCCTTGCCGGCGGGCCGCTACGTGGACCGGCACGGGCTCAAGCGCCCGGTTGGTTTTTGTGTTGTTGCCGCGGCGCTGGGGGCCGCTCTGGCGGTGGCGTTCCCGGTCTTTCCCGTGCTGTGCCTGAGCGCCCTGATGACGGGTGGCTCAACGGGCGTGGCCGTCATTTCGCTGCAGCGCCATGTGGGGCGGGCCGCGCAGAATGCGACGGAGTTGAAGAAGGTGTTCAGCTGGCTGGCCATCGGTCCGGCGGTGTCGAATTTTGTCGGTCCCCTGACGGCTGGTCTGCTGATTGACTACAGCGGCTTTCGCGCGGCCTTTTTGTTGATGGCCTTGTTGCCACTGGCGACCTGGTTCTGGGTGCGCCGCACCGTGGAATTGCCTCCTGTAGCCGTGGTGCAGGGTGCTGCGCCCAACAAGGCGTGGGACTTGTTGCGCGAGCCCCTCATGCGCCGGCTGATACTGGTGAACTGGCTCTTGTCATCGTGCTGGGATGTGCACACCTTTGTGGTGCCGATTCTCGGGCACGAGCGCGGCCTCAGCGCTTCGGTGATCGGCATGATTCTGGGCGCATTTGCCATTGCGGCCGCCTTTGTCCGGGTGTTGCTGCCGGTGTTTGCGTCACATGTGCATGAGTGGTTTGTCGTGACTTCTGCCATGGTGATGACCGCCGTGCTGTTTGGTGTCTATCCCCTGATGACAACACCGCTGGCGATGGGGGCTTGTTCCGTTCTGTTGGGCTTGGCGCTCGGTTCGGTACAACCCATGATCATGAGCACCTTGCACCAGATCACGCCGGAGGCGCGCCATGGTGAAGCGCTCGGTCTGCGGCTGATGACCATCAATGCGTCGAGCGTGATGATGCCGATGTTGTTTGGCACCGCTGGGGCAGTGGTGGGGGTGTCCGTGGTGTTCTGGATCGTGGGATTGGCCGTCGGTGTTGGGGCACGCACAGCCTGGCGACTCAAACCGGTGTCGAGTTTGACTGCGTCGCCTGGCACAACAGAAACCTCAGAATGAACGTCGAACCGCATCAAACAGCCGGACCGTACGCCACGCGGTCGCGCTTGCTCTAAATGATGGCCTGCATTTCACCCGACAGTAAAACACGCGTGCCGCGTTCAGTACTGTGTACCGCGCTGAGCAATGCGTTAGCTACTTGCGCGGCCGCAACGGGTCTGTAGTTGGCGGGAATCAGGGGCTTGAACAGCGTCATCGCGAGCAAACCCAGTTTCTCAGCTGGCCGTGCGGCTTGTCCGAGGGCATCGCGGTTGCCGACCAGCAGCGATGGCCGCGCCAGGATCAAGACCTGGTAACCCAACCGGGCGAGGGCTTGTTCCATTTCACCTTTGACCCGGTTGTAAAATACATTGGATGCCGGGCTGGCGCCCATGGCGCTGACGACTCCCAATTTTGTAGCGCCTAGCGATTTACCGACGCGGGCTAGTGCCACAACAGCCTCAAAATCAAGCGCGCGAAAAGCGGCCTGGCTTCCGGCCACCTTGAGGGTTGTGCCGAGTGCGACAAAGACGTCGTCAACGTGCTTGATGCCGGGCAGCGCAGACAGGGTGGCGAAATCCACCACGTGACTGAAAAGCTTCGGGTGTTCGAGCGTTAACGGTCGACGGCCCACACAGTGGACCGCCGCATAGCGCTTATCGGTTAAAAGAGCCGCGAGAACTGCCCGGCCCACGAGACCCGTTGCCCCCGCCACCAAAGCCACCCGCGCCGCCGGAGCGCCCACCTGATCCCGCATAAGAACCTCCCGTACGGTTGCCGCCACCGAAACCACCGCCACCACGGCGGGCACCACGTTCAGCCATCATGTCGACGCTGGTACGCATGGGGTCGGGCTGGCTCGACGGCGACCGCGAGGGTGCCGAGTTGCCGCCGCCGTAAGCACCACTATTGCCACCGCCATTGCCACCTGGATACCCACCCGCATTGCCAGCGCGCCCTTGTGCGGGGCGTTGGCCGGGGCCACGTGCGGCCTGTTCGCCCGCCGAGGCGTGGCTGCGTGGTGCCGCCGAGCGCTGTCCGCCGCCGTTGCCACCCCGACCCGCACCGGCGCGGCCACCGCGCTCACCCTGCGGGCCCTTGTTCTCGCGCACCCGTTGCAGCATCTCGGTGCGTGCCGTTCTGGCCGCTGCCTGCATGACATCGCGGCTGGGCGGCTTGCCTGCGCCACCCCAAATGGTCT contains these protein-coding regions:
- a CDS encoding nucleoside-diphosphate sugar epimerase: MRDQVGAPAARVALVAGATGLVGRAVLAALLTDKRYAAVHCVGRRPLTLEHPKLFSHVVDFATLSALPGIKHVDDVFVALGTTLKVAGSQAAFRALDFEAVVALARVGKSLGATKLGVVSAMGASPASNVFYNRVKGEMEQALARLGYQVLILARPSLLVGNRDALGQAARPAEKLGLLAMTLFKPLIPANYRPVAAAQVANALLSAVHSTERGTRVLLSGEMQAII
- a CDS encoding MFS transporter, encoding MSLAPAHLPAPRFALARLIAGQICLHACMAGMRMAAPLLALRAGYSAMAVGFLLALFALTQVFLALPAGRYVDRHGLKRPVGFCVVAAALGAALAVAFPVFPVLCLSALMTGGSTGVAVISLQRHVGRAAQNATELKKVFSWLAIGPAVSNFVGPLTAGLLIDYSGFRAAFLLMALLPLATWFWVRRTVELPPVAVVQGAAPNKAWDLLREPLMRRLILVNWLLSSCWDVHTFVVPILGHERGLSASVIGMILGAFAIAAAFVRVLLPVFASHVHEWFVVTSAMVMTAVLFGVYPLMTTPLAMGACSVLLGLALGSVQPMIMSTLHQITPEARHGEALGLRLMTINASSVMMPMLFGTAGAVVGVSVVFWIVGLAVGVGARTAWRLKPVSSLTASPGTTETSE